Proteins encoded by one window of Myripristis murdjan chromosome 1, fMyrMur1.1, whole genome shotgun sequence:
- the spred2a gene encoding sprouty-related, EVH1 domain-containing protein 2, producing the protein MSEETHPDDDSYIVRVKAVVMTRDESSGGWLAQDGCLSRVGVCKVLSAELLGRNAFLIHGERLKDKQVILECFLKKDLVYTKATPTFHHWKVDNKKCGLTFQSPADARAFDRGVRKAMEDLTEGSTTSSSTLQNEAELGDDDVFTNATDSSSNSSQKKEPSMQMLAPPNFCEPRRHHCILGHLYDQHRPSDHYFLDQAVPMFPRHVSFQVEEEEIVRINPRERTWLTAYGDYRDANATRDKLIQPGDPDAYVHFAKSEPPKPDYTYPYPLGCDGQHGCDGKPGCLERVAAGHRAAVTAQPCALQPKGKRRKEDGERSRCVYCQDTFNHEENGRGRCQEAPDPIQTCIRRVSFMWCADSLLYHCMSDPEGDYSDPCSCDTSDERFCLRWTALVGLSLLAPCMCCYAPLRACYRCGVACHCCGGKHKAVG; encoded by the exons TGACAGCTACATCGTGCGCGTCAAAGCGGTGGTGATGACCAGAGACGAGTCGAGCGGCGGCTGGCTGGCGCAGGACGGCTGCCTGAGCCGAGTGGGCGTCTGCAAGGTGCTGTCGGCCGAGCTGCTGGGACGCAACGCCTTCCTGATCCACGGGGAGCGCCTCAAAGACAAGCAG GTGATTCTGGAGTGCTTCCTGAAGAAGGACCTGGTCTACACcaaggccacgcccactttccACCACTGGAAGGTTGACAACAAAAAGTGCGGTCTGACCTTCCAGAGCCCGGCCGACGCCCGAGCCTTCGACCGCGGGGTGAGGAAGGCCATGGAGGACCTGACCGAAG ggtCGACCACGTCCTCGTCCACGCTGCAGAACGAGGCGGAGCTCGGCGACGACGACGTTTTCACG AACGCCACCGACAGCTCCTCTAACTCGTCCCAGAAGAAGGAGCCGTCCATGCAGATGCTGGCTCCGCCCAACTTCTGTGAGCCCCGCCGGCACCACTGCATCCTGGGACATTTGTACGACCAGCACCGGCCCTCCGACCACTACTTCCTGGACCAG GCGGTGCCCATGTTCCCGCGGCACGTCAGCTtccaggtggaggaggaggagatcgTGCGCATCAACCCCCGCGAGCGCACCTGGCTGACGGCCTACGGGGACTACCGGGACGCCAACGCCACGCGCGACAAGCTCATCCAGCCCGGCGACCCCGACGCCTACGTGCACTTCGCCAAGAGCGAGCCGCCCAAACCCGACTACACGTACCCGTACCCGCTGGGCTGCGACGGCCAGCACGGCTGCGACGGCAAGCCGGGCTGCCTGGAGCGCGTGGCGGCCGGCCACCGGGCGGCGGTGACGGCCCAGCCGTGCGCCCTGCAGCCCAAAGGCAAGCGGCGGAAGGAGGACGGCGAGCGCTCGCGCTGCGTCTACTGTCAGGACACGTTCAACCACGAGGAGAACGGGCGGGGCCGCTGCCAGGAGGCGCCGGACCCCATCCAGACCTGCATCCGGCGGGTCAGCTTCATGTGGTGCGCGGACAGCCTGCTGTACCACTGCATGTCGGACCCCGAGGGCGACTACTCGGACCCGTGCTCCTGCGACACGAGCGACGAGCGCTTCTGCCTCCGCTGGACGGCGCTGGTGGGCCTGTCGCTGCTGGCGCCCTGCATGTGCTGCTACGCCCCCCTCAGGGCGTGCTACCGCTGCGGGGTGGCCTGCCACTGCTGCGGCGGCAAACACAAAGCCGTGGGCTGA